The following proteins are encoded in a genomic region of Maribacter hydrothermalis:
- a CDS encoding trans-sulfuration enzyme family protein yields MNSNKKGLNTICTHVGELEDKQHRGAISPLYMSTSYAYEEVNVKRYPRYFNTPNQIGLCKKIAALEHTEAALIFSSGMAAVSTALMAFLKAGDHIVLQQTLYGGTYNLVNEEFTKYGIEYSFTNGWKAADFESQIQENTKVIYIETPSNPLLTITDLEAVVAIAKKHSILTMIDNTFASPVNQNPIDFGIDVVIHSATKYMGGHSDISAGAVASSEENMNRIFQLAKNLGGNLSDYTVWLLERSMKTMGIRVRAQNENAMEMANFLTNNSDIEKVYYPGLPSHEDHKIAKKQMKGFGGMLSFELNSKLDASKFQKALKLIKPSMSLAGVESTVLSPTKTSHALMSPEVRAEQGIADGLIRFSVGIEEVEDLKEDILQAINAIKQ; encoded by the coding sequence ATGAATTCTAATAAAAAAGGCTTGAATACCATTTGTACACACGTAGGTGAATTAGAAGATAAACAACACCGTGGTGCCATTTCTCCCTTATATATGAGTACGTCTTATGCTTATGAAGAGGTGAATGTAAAACGCTACCCTAGATATTTTAATACCCCTAATCAAATAGGGTTATGTAAAAAAATTGCAGCCTTAGAACATACTGAAGCTGCACTTATATTTAGCAGTGGTATGGCAGCAGTAAGTACAGCTTTAATGGCATTCTTAAAAGCTGGAGACCATATTGTATTACAACAAACTTTATATGGAGGTACATATAATTTAGTTAACGAAGAGTTTACTAAATATGGTATTGAATATTCTTTTACAAATGGATGGAAAGCAGCGGATTTTGAATCTCAAATACAAGAGAATACAAAGGTTATTTATATAGAAACGCCCTCTAATCCCTTATTGACAATTACGGATCTAGAAGCGGTTGTTGCCATTGCAAAAAAGCATAGTATACTTACTATGATCGATAATACTTTTGCAAGTCCTGTAAACCAAAATCCTATTGATTTTGGAATTGATGTTGTTATACATAGCGCAACAAAATATATGGGTGGACATTCTGATATATCTGCAGGTGCTGTTGCTTCTTCTGAAGAGAACATGAACCGAATTTTTCAATTAGCAAAAAACTTAGGGGGGAACTTAAGTGATTATACGGTTTGGCTTTTAGAACGTAGTATGAAAACTATGGGTATACGGGTAAGAGCCCAAAATGAAAATGCTATGGAAATGGCTAATTTTCTTACTAATAACAGTGATATAGAAAAGGTATATTATCCCGGCTTGCCAAGTCATGAGGACCATAAAATTGCAAAGAAACAAATGAAAGGTTTTGGTGGTATGCTATCTTTTGAATTAAATTCAAAATTAGATGCTTCAAAATTCCAGAAAGCTTTAAAACTTATAAAACCATCCATGAGTTTGGCAGGGGTAGAAAGCACAGTGTTATCCCCTACAAAAACTTCGCATGCATTAATGAGTCCAGAAGTTCGTGCTGAGCAAGGTATTGCGGATGGATTAATTCGTTTTTCTGTAGGAATTGAAGAAGTTGAAGACCTAAAAGAAGATATTTTACAAGCTATCAATGCAATTAAACAATAG